A stretch of the Pseudomonas helvetica genome encodes the following:
- a CDS encoding molybdopterin-dependent oxidoreductase, with translation MDDPAIIRSVAQELELPARRQFLRHAWTLGGIALLTGCRLDDSNSVESMLKMVSRFNDKVQAALFDPARLAPTYPESMMTRPFPFNAYYDRNGIPDIEEDEFSLTVGGLVQDKHSWTLAELNQLPRTTQVTRLICVEGWSAIGKWGGVTFSTFLQRVGADTRAKYVGLKCADDYYTSIDMPTALHAQTLLTLSYDDQVLPPEYGYPLRLRMPTKLGFKNPKHVVEIFVTNDYPGGYWEDQGYNWFSGS, from the coding sequence ATGGATGATCCCGCCATCATCAGATCGGTGGCGCAGGAACTTGAATTGCCTGCGCGCCGGCAATTTCTTCGGCATGCCTGGACGCTGGGCGGGATTGCCTTGCTGACAGGCTGTCGCCTGGACGACAGCAACTCAGTGGAGTCCATGCTGAAAATGGTCTCGCGCTTCAATGACAAGGTTCAGGCAGCGCTGTTCGATCCGGCCCGATTGGCACCGACCTACCCCGAGTCGATGATGACGCGTCCGTTTCCGTTCAATGCCTATTACGACCGCAACGGCATTCCGGACATCGAGGAAGATGAGTTCTCACTCACGGTTGGCGGTCTGGTCCAGGACAAACACAGCTGGACCCTCGCCGAATTGAACCAGTTGCCGCGCACCACTCAGGTCACACGGCTGATTTGCGTGGAGGGCTGGAGCGCCATCGGCAAATGGGGTGGCGTGACCTTTTCGACTTTTCTGCAACGTGTGGGCGCCGACACCCGTGCCAAATATGTCGGGCTCAAATGCGCGGATGACTATTACACCAGCATCGACATGCCGACGGCCCTGCATGCGCAAACGCTGCTGACCCTGAGCTATGACGATCAGGTATTGCCGCCGGAATACGGTTACCCGCTGCGCCTGCGTATGCCGACAAAGCTGGGCTTCAAGAACCCGAAACATGTGGTGGAGATTTTCGTGACCAACGATTACCCCGGTGGATATTGGGAGGATCAGGGTTACAACTGGTTCAGTGGCAGCTGA
- the kdpE gene encoding two-component system response regulator KdpE produces the protein MSEPVLRVLLVEDEKDIRRFVRMALQADGLEVHEAETFQRGLIDAGTRRPDLIVLDLGLPDGDGVDLIRDLRTWSEVPIIVLSARGAESDKILALDTGADDYLVKPFGTGELLARVRALLRRRVKDTENRSVLAFSDIQIDLDRRVVERAGVPLHLTPLEYRLLVHLCSHPDRVLTHLQLLKAVWGPSHTTDTPYLRVFMGGLRKKIEADPSQPRHLVTETGVGYRFIP, from the coding sequence ATGAGCGAACCGGTGCTGCGTGTTCTGCTGGTTGAAGACGAAAAGGACATTCGCCGTTTTGTGCGGATGGCCCTGCAAGCCGATGGCCTGGAAGTGCATGAAGCCGAGACCTTTCAGCGCGGCCTGATCGACGCGGGAACGCGTCGGCCGGACCTGATCGTGCTGGATCTCGGCCTGCCTGACGGTGATGGCGTTGACCTCATCCGGGATCTGCGCACCTGGTCGGAGGTGCCGATCATTGTCTTGTCGGCCCGTGGCGCCGAATCCGACAAGATCCTCGCCCTCGACACCGGGGCCGACGATTACCTGGTAAAACCCTTTGGCACTGGAGAACTGCTCGCCCGCGTGCGTGCCCTGTTACGCAGGCGCGTGAAAGATACCGAGAACCGCTCGGTCCTGGCCTTCTCCGATATTCAAATTGATCTGGATCGACGCGTCGTGGAGCGCGCCGGTGTGCCTTTGCACCTGACGCCGCTGGAATACCGCTTGCTGGTTCATCTGTGCTCGCACCCGGACCGGGTGCTGACGCACCTGCAACTGCTCAAAGCGGTATGGGGCCCTTCGCACACCACCGATACGCCGTACCTTCGGGTGTTCATGGGCGGCCTGCGCAAGAAAATCGAAGCAGACCCTTCGCAGCCGCGCCATCTCGTGACCGAAACCGGTGTCGGTTACCGCTTCATTCCTTGA
- the kdpD gene encoding two-component system sensor histidine kinase KdpD produces the protein MAEERPDPDQLLARIREEEAQAKRGRLKIFFGASAGVGKTYAMLAAAQTAKLQNIDVLVGVIETHGRAETQALTEGLELLPRKQVVDKNRTLTEFDLDAALARKPGLILIDELAHSNIAGSRHPKRWQDVEELLSAGIDVWSTMNVQHLESLNDIVGGITGIRVWETVPDHVFDTADEVVIVDLPPDDLLQRLKEGKVYMAQQAERAVQNFFRKGNLIALRELALRRTADRVDSEMLQYRQSGAVKPVWGTRESLLACVGPNDQAEKTVRSTARLAAQLNVPWHAVYVETPALQRLPEVKRRRVLATLKLAQDMGAQISTLAGQDIAETLVKYARQHNLSKVVLGRDERPRQRLWRRVLADRIGVLGADLDVIQISLPESRRPPAETTSTASDSPITWRPYLWSVAICAVTTLLAMPLFQVLEQANIVMLFLLAVVAVAVRFGRGPAIMAAFVSVGAFDFFFVAPRFSFAIADIQYLVTFSVMLVVALVIGQMTASLTYQARVAQRREDRMRGLYEMSRLLSAALLTEQVAEIGAQFLAAEFGARSALLVADDHNKLQAPMVTGEAPQVDVAIAQWSYDKTEPAGYGTDTLPSSSTLYLPLSAPMRVRGVLAVQPRDTTRLAVPEQRRLLDTCASLLAISLERIHYINVAQDTTVQMESERLRNSLLSAISHDLRTPLSVMVGLAEALKLTKPPLTGETAEIATAVGESALRMNTLVNNLLDMARLESGKVVLNRQWQPIEDVVGSALRAIHPILAGRSVQVALEEDLPLVRIDAVLIERILINLIENAIKYTPAGTPISLGASATPENIELWVADEGPGLPRGHEEAIFNKFMRGKKESSIPGVGLGLAICRAIAQAHGGTMLGVTRPEGGARFTLRLPREEPPNIEALSPQTDEDPS, from the coding sequence ATGGCCGAAGAACGTCCTGATCCGGACCAGCTACTGGCCCGGATTCGCGAAGAAGAAGCGCAGGCCAAACGCGGTCGGCTGAAGATTTTTTTCGGCGCCAGCGCCGGTGTCGGCAAGACCTACGCGATGCTTGCCGCGGCACAGACCGCGAAGCTGCAAAACATCGATGTGCTGGTCGGCGTGATCGAGACCCACGGCCGCGCCGAGACTCAGGCCCTGACAGAGGGCCTTGAACTATTGCCTCGCAAGCAGGTGGTCGACAAGAACCGTACGTTGACCGAGTTCGATCTGGACGCCGCGCTCGCGCGCAAGCCGGGCCTGATCCTGATCGACGAACTGGCTCACTCCAATATCGCAGGCTCCCGACATCCAAAGCGCTGGCAGGACGTAGAAGAACTGCTCAGCGCCGGTATCGATGTCTGGTCGACGATGAACGTTCAGCACCTCGAAAGCCTGAACGACATTGTCGGCGGCATCACCGGGATTCGTGTCTGGGAGACCGTGCCCGACCATGTCTTCGACACCGCCGATGAAGTGGTCATCGTCGACCTGCCGCCCGACGATCTGTTGCAGCGCTTGAAGGAAGGCAAGGTCTATATGGCGCAACAGGCCGAGCGCGCGGTGCAGAACTTCTTCCGCAAGGGCAACCTGATCGCCCTGCGCGAACTGGCGCTGCGCCGCACCGCCGACCGGGTCGACAGCGAGATGTTGCAGTATCGCCAAAGCGGCGCGGTGAAACCGGTGTGGGGCACCCGCGAGTCGTTGCTTGCCTGCGTCGGCCCCAATGATCAGGCCGAAAAAACCGTACGCTCGACGGCGCGCCTGGCCGCTCAGCTCAACGTGCCGTGGCACGCCGTGTATGTCGAAACCCCGGCCTTGCAGCGCCTGCCCGAGGTCAAGCGGCGTCGGGTGCTGGCAACCTTGAAACTGGCTCAGGACATGGGCGCGCAAATCTCGACCCTGGCAGGCCAGGACATTGCCGAAACGCTGGTCAAGTACGCCCGGCAGCACAACCTTTCAAAAGTCGTGCTGGGCCGTGATGAACGTCCGCGCCAACGACTCTGGCGGCGGGTGCTTGCCGATCGGATTGGGGTGCTGGGCGCCGATCTCGACGTGATTCAAATCTCGCTGCCGGAGAGTCGCCGCCCACCAGCCGAGACGACCTCCACCGCCAGCGACAGCCCGATCACCTGGCGCCCGTATCTCTGGAGCGTCGCGATCTGTGCGGTGACGACCCTGCTGGCCATGCCGCTGTTCCAGGTGCTGGAACAGGCCAACATCGTCATGCTGTTCCTGCTGGCGGTCGTTGCCGTGGCGGTGCGCTTTGGGCGTGGCCCGGCGATCATGGCGGCCTTCGTCTCGGTCGGCGCCTTCGACTTTTTCTTTGTGGCGCCACGCTTTTCATTCGCCATCGCCGATATCCAGTATCTGGTGACCTTCAGCGTCATGCTCGTGGTGGCCCTGGTGATCGGGCAAATGACCGCCAGCCTGACTTACCAGGCACGAGTGGCGCAACGGCGCGAAGACCGCATGCGCGGGCTGTACGAGATGTCGCGCCTGCTGTCCGCCGCACTGTTGACCGAACAGGTTGCGGAAATCGGCGCACAGTTCCTGGCGGCCGAGTTTGGCGCCCGGTCGGCGTTGCTGGTGGCCGATGACCACAACAAACTGCAGGCGCCGATGGTCACGGGAGAGGCACCGCAAGTCGACGTTGCCATTGCCCAGTGGTCGTACGACAAAACCGAACCGGCCGGATACGGCACCGACACCCTGCCCTCCAGTTCCACGCTTTACCTGCCCTTGTCGGCGCCCATGCGGGTGCGCGGAGTATTGGCCGTGCAACCGCGCGATACGACTCGGTTGGCGGTGCCGGAACAACGCCGCCTGCTCGACACCTGCGCGTCATTGCTGGCCATCTCGCTCGAACGGATTCACTACATCAACGTCGCCCAGGACACCACCGTTCAGATGGAATCCGAGCGGTTGCGCAACTCGCTGCTCTCGGCCATCTCCCACGATTTGCGCACCCCGCTGTCGGTCATGGTCGGGCTCGCCGAAGCGCTCAAGCTGACCAAACCGCCCCTGACCGGCGAAACCGCCGAGATCGCCACGGCGGTGGGCGAGTCTGCGCTGCGCATGAATACGCTGGTCAATAACCTGCTGGACATGGCTCGCCTCGAGTCCGGCAAGGTGGTGTTGAATCGTCAATGGCAGCCCATCGAAGACGTGGTCGGTAGCGCCCTGAGAGCTATTCATCCGATTCTGGCAGGACGTTCGGTGCAGGTCGCACTCGAGGAGGACTTGCCACTGGTTCGCATCGATGCGGTGCTGATCGAGCGCATCCTCATCAACCTGATCGAAAACGCCATCAAGTACACCCCAGCCGGCACGCCGATCAGCCTGGGCGCCAGCGCCACGCCCGAGAACATTGAGTTGTGGGTCGCCGATGAGGGACCGGGCTTGCCCCGTGGACATGAAGAGGCGATCTTCAACAAATTCATGCGCGGCAAAAAGGAAAGTTCGATTCCCGGCGTCGGCCTCGGCCTGGCCATCTGCCGAGCAATTGCCCAGGCGCATGGCGGAACCATGCTTGGTGTTACCCGCCCGGAAGGCGGTGCGCGCTTCACCTTGCGTCTGCCCCGAGAAGAGCCGCCGAACATCGAAGCGCTTTCGCCGCAAACTGACGAGGACCCATCATGA
- a CDS encoding DUF1801 domain-containing protein — MKKETLGAIEGEQEGSASQLIEARIKELGDWRGETLARVRALIKQAVPDVVEEWKWRGVPVWSCGGIICTGETYKQVVKMTFVKGASLEDPSGLFNSSLEGNTRRAIDIHEGDRLDEQALTALIRAAVALNMSVRAGARAKSAG, encoded by the coding sequence ATGAAGAAGGAAACGCTCGGCGCAATTGAAGGAGAGCAGGAGGGCTCTGCCTCTCAGCTGATAGAGGCGAGGATCAAGGAACTGGGGGATTGGCGCGGCGAAACGCTCGCTCGGGTCCGGGCGCTGATCAAGCAGGCTGTTCCTGACGTGGTCGAGGAATGGAAGTGGAGAGGGGTTCCGGTATGGTCGTGCGGCGGAATCATCTGCACTGGTGAGACGTACAAGCAGGTCGTGAAGATGACCTTCGTCAAGGGCGCTTCGCTGGAGGACCCTTCAGGCCTCTTCAACTCCAGCCTCGAAGGCAACACCCGGCGTGCCATTGATATCCACGAAGGCGACAGGCTTGATGAACAAGCGCTGACGGCGCTCATCCGAGCTGCCGTGGCGCTCAACATGTCGGTGCGGGCGGGCGCTCGCGCCAAATCGGCTGGATGA
- a CDS encoding cytochrome b/b6 domain-containing protein, with product MSSSQTIHPIWLRLTHWINVIAVVILVMSGWRIYNASPIFSFQIPASITLGGWLAGALLWHFAAMWVLFINGIVYLLLNIFSGRIAHKFFPIPPREVLHDFLAALKGKLAHADLRHYNTLQKLAYLFAVLDLIVLVLSGLVIWKSVQFPLLRELMGGYDSARIVHFVCMALLVAFTVVHLVMVALVPRTLIAMLRGR from the coding sequence ATGAGTAGTTCGCAAACTATTCACCCGATCTGGCTACGGCTGACCCACTGGATCAACGTCATCGCCGTGGTCATCCTGGTGATGAGCGGCTGGCGCATCTATAACGCCTCGCCGATTTTTTCCTTTCAGATTCCCGCCAGTATCACCTTGGGCGGTTGGTTGGCCGGTGCACTGCTGTGGCACTTTGCGGCGATGTGGGTACTGTTCATCAACGGTATTGTCTACCTGCTGCTGAATATCTTTTCCGGGCGTATCGCCCACAAGTTCTTCCCCATACCCCCCCGCGAAGTCCTGCATGATTTCCTCGCCGCCCTCAAAGGCAAGCTCGCCCATGCGGACTTGCGGCACTACAACACCCTGCAAAAGCTCGCCTACCTGTTTGCCGTGCTCGATCTCATTGTGCTGGTGCTGTCGGGCCTGGTGATCTGGAAGTCAGTGCAGTTTCCATTACTGAGGGAGCTGATGGGCGGCTACGACTCGGCGCGCATCGTGCATTTTGTCTGCATGGCGTTGCTGGTCGCTTTTACCGTGGTGCATCTGGTGATGGTGGCGCTTGTGCCACGCACCCTGATTGCCATGCTGCGGGGGCGCTAA